Part of the Candidatus Zixiibacteriota bacterium genome, AAACATCCGCTTCCGGATGGCCGCCCTATTCCTGATTGCTCTCGGTATCTCCTTGACCTATCCGACCGGCCTTCTCCTGCTCTTAATTCCGCTTATCGGAAATCTCCGGAATCGTCTGCGCGAAAAAAGCAGGCTGCAGTCGGCATCTTTCTGGCTGCGACAGATATTATATGCTCTGCCGTTCATCCTCGGTCCCTTGCTTCTCTGGAGTTATTTTTATTTCAAGTTTGACGATTTCTTCCTGCAACTTCACTTTCAGGAAAAGTATCAACGAACCTGGGATTTCCCGCTTACTGTCATTTTCCAGAGTTTCACCCACTACCCCTGGCATACCCCGGAGAATCTGACAATACTTTGGTACGGTCTGGCGTTTTTCATCTTCTTTCCGTATCGCGTCGGTATCGAATTGGTTTCATTTTCACTGGTGATGTTTCTCTTTTCTCCGGCAACCGGCACCACCATGTCGCTCTACCGCCACTATCTGATTATCTTCCCCCTCTATCTGATGATAGCCGCATCTCCTCGACCGAGATGGTTTAAGATGGTGTACATTTTGCTCGGTCTGGCGATTTCGCTCCTGAAATTGTTCCCCTTATTTTTGAACCTTAGATTGATTTAGATATAGAATCTCTTAACGTGCGAAAAATCCCGACTTGAAATAAGGAACGAATAATGAAAAATAAGATTCTTAGCATTTTGGCGTCAATCATGATACTGTCGCCTCTTCTCTTCGGCGCCAATTCCCCTCATAAGGTCACCTTTGGCTATTTTGAGAGCGGCGCCTACTTCATGCACAAGGTGACCTCAAATGAACTCAAAGAAAAACTGCGCATCTACTCGGGTGACCGGTACCAGTTTGAATTTGCGCCCAGCGGCTATTTCTCCGCCAACTGGGACCGGGAGCTGTCGCGGGCTATGGCGCGAGAGTTGAAGCGAAACAAGGAAATTGATATGGTTCTGGCCGCCGGCCCCTGGGTGGTGGAAGACCTTCTGGCCGCGGAATTCAATAAACCGATCATCGCCATCTGCCAGTTCGACCCGGCATCGGCCGGTCTTATTGATGCCGCCGGCAAACCGGTGGCGACGAACCTGACTCTGACTTATGACCCTAACAGAATCAGGAACGACCTAGCCGCAATCAAGCGGATTTTCCCTGACCGCAAAGTCGGTTTCATATACTACCCCGATGGCGCCGAGTACGAACGGCTGAAAGCGAAGATCGAGCAGGTTGCCGCCGGTCTTGGTATCGAGATAATGTTTGCCAGGGAGATGACAGCTCAGGGGAAATTCAGTTACTTTGTTTCACTCCAGAAGATGCCGCGTAGCAGCACGGTTCTTTACCTGCCGCCGCTCTGGAGTCTGGAACTGGAGCAGATGCGGGCGTTCTTCTTTGAGGCGCAGAGCGCCAAGATTGCCACCTTCAGTTCTGAAGGATTTTTGATGCTGGAAAAGGATGCCACCGCCTCCAACTCTATTTGGCCCTATCGCGCTGAAGCATCATTCTGCGCCAGAAAAATTATTACTATCGCCGAGGGAGCCGCTCCAGATACTCTTCCCATCATTCTGGAGCAAACCGAGAACCTCTGTTTGAATCTGGAGGGAGCCTCCAAAATCGGCGCGGAAATGGGACGGCGGGTAATTCTTGATGCCAAGATCATTCCGGCCCGCGCCGCCGACAGCGCCCTTAATCTGACTTTATCAGCCGTATTGGAACAGGCCTTCAATGAAAATGCCGGTTATCTTGCCCGAGGGCAGGTCTATGAGCGGATTGTTGCCGATGCCTCCCGCGCAATTGCTGAATTCCTGCCGGAAATCAATCTCGAGCTCTCGGCAGCGCAATCGAATTACGCTGTCCTGTCGTCCCGTTTTGACAACCATTTCCGTCGAAAGTATGAATGGGGAGCATTTGCCCGGCAGAAAATCTTCTCCTACCCCGCCATAAAGGAGCTGGAGATTGCGGGTAAGAAGAAGCAGTTGGGAGCTCTCGAGCTTGAAGGGGCAAAACTGGCGCTGAAATCGGCAGTGGTAAAGGGATATCTCGGGGTGCTGGAAGCAGAGGACCGTCTCGCAGCACAAGTTGAAATCACCGACCGGTTGCTGGATTTGCGCGAGACTTTGACCGCGCTGGCCAAAGCCGGCTACGCCAGCCCCGATGAGCTTCCCCTTGTGGAGCAACGTCTCACCGAAGCCAAGATCGCCCAGATTGAATACCAGCAGGAACTGAAAATCGCCCGAACCGTTTTAAGCGTGCTAATCAACCGCCCCGGTGTTACCAATATTGCCCTGGACCGCGCCGAATTTCAACCGGAAATGATGTCGCTGATGGTGCGCAAGTATGAGGAATATCTGGCGGATAATAAGAAAGAGAAGAAACTGGAGCAGTTTTTCATTGAGACCGGTATCGCCCGCGCGCCGGAACTGGCAGCCTCAGAACTCACCATCGGTCTGCAGCGAAACCTCCTGAGTCAAAAAGGTAAATGGTACCTGCCGGAGTTGAGCTTACAAGGCGGCTATTCCTATGGAGTTGAATTCTATCCGAAAGTGAGCAAACGGCGCGACTACTGGATAGTCGGCGGGGTGCTGGAGTTTCCCCTTTCATTGGGACGGAATTTCTTTGGCGGAAGCGGGGGAGAGAAAGCCCGTCTGGAAAAATCTATCTATCGTAAAGACGCCCTGCGCTTTGACAAGATGACTGAGATAAAGTCTTCCCTGGAAAATCTGATAACGCGCATCACCACTCTTCCCCTGAATTATTTCCACCGCAATCTTTCCTCGGCGGCGCTTGAGGCGTCCCGCGAAAAGCTGGATGCCGGGAATCTAACACTCGCGGAGTTTATCTATCTGGAGGAGAAAAACGCGGCGTCGGCGCATCGGACTATCGATGACCGTTTCGGCTTCTTCCGCGCCTATATTGACCTGTTTCACGAAATCGGGACAGGGTATATGTTGCACGGTAGCCCGGACGAGATGGAGTTTTACCAGGGGCTGGAAAGATATATAAGAGAATAGCCATCAGATTTCGCTGCTGATAACTTTGAGCGGTGATTCTGTCAGGCCGCGGCTTGTCTTGAGTTGAGCCCAAGCTCTAA contains:
- a CDS encoding ABC transporter substrate binding protein; its protein translation is MKNKILSILASIMILSPLLFGANSPHKVTFGYFESGAYFMHKVTSNELKEKLRIYSGDRYQFEFAPSGYFSANWDRELSRAMARELKRNKEIDMVLAAGPWVVEDLLAAEFNKPIIAICQFDPASAGLIDAAGKPVATNLTLTYDPNRIRNDLAAIKRIFPDRKVGFIYYPDGAEYERLKAKIEQVAAGLGIEIMFAREMTAQGKFSYFVSLQKMPRSSTVLYLPPLWSLELEQMRAFFFEAQSAKIATFSSEGFLMLEKDATASNSIWPYRAEASFCARKIITIAEGAAPDTLPIILEQTENLCLNLEGASKIGAEMGRRVILDAKIIPARAADSALNLTLSAVLEQAFNENAGYLARGQVYERIVADASRAIAEFLPEINLELSAAQSNYAVLSSRFDNHFRRKYEWGAFARQKIFSYPAIKELEIAGKKKQLGALELEGAKLALKSAVVKGYLGVLEAEDRLAAQVEITDRLLDLRETLTALAKAGYASPDELPLVEQRLTEAKIAQIEYQQELKIARTVLSVLINRPGVTNIALDRAEFQPEMMSLMVRKYEEYLADNKKEKKLEQFFIETGIARAPELAASELTIGLQRNLLSQKGKWYLPELSLQGGYSYGVEFYPKVSKRRDYWIVGGVLEFPLSLGRNFFGGSGGEKARLEKSIYRKDALRFDKMTEIKSSLENLITRITTLPLNYFHRNLSSAALEASREKLDAGNLTLAEFIYLEEKNAASAHRTIDDRFGFFRAYIDLFHEIGTGYMLHGSPDEMEFYQGLERYIRE